GTGGGTGCCGCGGGCGGTGCTCCGGTATGAACATGACATGTTATGTGGCTCAGAAGCCGTCCTTCCAGGCGCGCAATGCGGCGAGGCAGTCCACCGGGTCGTGCAGCGCACGGCCGACCTGCTTCGCCACGCTGCCGGCCACGCTCGGCCGGTCGCAGCGCAGGAAGGGATTGATCGCGCGCTCGCGCCCCATGGTGCTGGGCAGGGTGGGTTCTCCGCGCGCGCGCAGTGCCTCGCACGCGAGGGCGTAGGCGTCGCGCTCGGGATTGTCGGGCTCGGCGGCGCGGGCAAACGCCAGGTTGGACAGTGTGTATTCGTGGGTGCAATAGACCCGGGTCGTGGAGGGAAGCGCCGCGAGCTTGGCCAGCGACGCGGCGAGCTGGGCAGGGGTGCCTTCGAACAGTCGGCCGCAACCGGCCGAGAACAGCGTGTCGCCGCAGAACACCAGCCCCGGTTCGATGTCCATTGCCACGTAGGCGACGTGGCCGGCGGTGTGGCCGGGCACGTCGAGGACGCGGAAAGCGGTCGCGGGGGCTGCGATGCGGATCTCGTCGCCCTCTCGAACCGGTTCGGTCACGCCTTCGATCGACTCCCCGGCCGGTCCGAAGACGGGCACTTCTGCATGCGCAAGCAGTTGTGCAAGGCCGCCGACGTGGTCGGGGTGGTGGTGGGTCACGAGGATGGCGCCGAGTTGCAGGCCGAGGTGGTCGAGCGCCTGCCGCACCACGGTGGCGTCGCCGGGATCGACCACCAGCGCATGGCGGCCGTCGTGAACGAGCCAGATATAGTTATCGCGA
This region of Thauera sp. JM12B12 genomic DNA includes:
- the gloB gene encoding hydroxyacylglutathione hydrolase, with translation MDIIPVPAFRDNYIWLVHDGRHALVVDPGDATVVRQALDHLGLQLGAILVTHHHPDHVGGLAQLLAHAEVPVFGPAGESIEGVTEPVREGDEIRIAAPATAFRVLDVPGHTAGHVAYVAMDIEPGLVFCGDTLFSAGCGRLFEGTPAQLAASLAKLAALPSTTRVYCTHEYTLSNLAFARAAEPDNPERDAYALACEALRARGEPTLPSTMGRERAINPFLRCDRPSVAGSVAKQVGRALHDPVDCLAALRAWKDGF